In Mercurialis annua linkage group LG5, ddMerAnnu1.2, whole genome shotgun sequence, a single genomic region encodes these proteins:
- the LOC126679889 gene encoding triacylglycerol lipase OBL1-like — MPILPINTFIILLCQPILSLVFKYLVRKKSEPVITKSKTMAATATSVAPNFLIVDPKKGKKRDIFKYLVSNDVKSGVKFLESSQDDVKGGAAVHHRSLLLISIIVRRLLTFLETPLQFLGFIIEFILNFISQNGGFFGILNNLFRANLKIPQKGTENFLSAIGHLDGRIDLHKTTILSEKVDDSIAADVSNVKSEHGIRSELGNRYVMDLCVMAAKLVYENKIIVQNVVERQWKMHFEAFYNCWNEQQKQSNTQVFICCDKPKDANLIVVSFRGTEPFNAQDWNTDFDFSWYEIPKVGKIHIGFLEALGLGNRGNIATFQTHLQKKQTNFLQLVGQSESIVAQWARRSAYYAVSMKLKSLLKEHKNAKFVVTGHSLGGALAILYPSILVIQEETEMLERLMNVYTFGQPRIGDVQLGNFMESHLNYPVTRYFRVVYCNDLVPRVPFDDKIFSFKHFGTCLYYDSRYFGQFMDEQPNPNFFGLTHIIPMRINALWELVRSLLIRHIHGPDYEEGWFCTLARAAGLLLPGISAHSPVDYVNSVRLGRERVAPMTSLKSFTRKM; from the exons ATGCCAATTTTACCTATAAATACATTCATAATCCTCCTATGTCAACCCATCTTGAGCTTAGTTTTTAAGTATTTAGTGAGAAAAAAGAGTGAGCCAGTAATTACGAAATCAAAAACCATGGCTGCTACTGCTACTAGCGTTGCTCCAAATTTCTTGATTGTTGACCCAAAAAAGGGCAAAAAAAGAGACATATTCAAGTATTTGGTGAGCAATGATGTGAAAAGTGGAGTCAAATTCTTGGAAAGTTCCCAGGATGATGTTAAGGGTGGTGCAGCTGTTCATCATAGATCCCTTCTATTAATTTCTATTATCGTTCGGAGACTTCTTACATTTCTTGAAACGCCATTACAATTTCTTGGCTTTATCATTGAATTCATCCTCAATTTCATTTCTCAAAATGGTGGATTCTTTGGCATATTAAATAACCTTTTTCGTG CAAACCTGAAGATACCACAGAAAGGAACAGAAAATTTCTTAAGCGCGATTGGGCATTTAGATGGACGTATCGACCTACATAAGACTACAATCCTGTCGGAGAAAGTTGATGATTCTATTGCTGCTGATGTTAGCAACGTTAAATCGGAACACGGTATCCGATCGGAACTTGGTAATCGATATGTGATGGATCTTTGTGTCATGGCAGCTAAATtagtatatgaaaataaaataattgttcaAAATGTCGTCGAGCGTCAGTGGAAG ATGCATTTCGAGGCCTTTTACAACTGCTGGAATG AACAACAAAAACAAAGCAACACCCAGGTTTTCATATGCTGTGACAAGCCAAAAGATGCAAATCTGATCGTCGTCAGCTTCAGAGGAACCGAACCATTCAATGCACAAGATTGGAACACAGATTTCGATTTCTCCTGGTATGAAATCCCAAAAGTTGGCAAAATCCATATCGGATTTTTAGAAGCTTTAGGGTTAGGCAACAGAGGAAATATTGCCACCTTTCAAACTCACCTtcaaaagaaacaaacaaatttcTTACAGCTTGTTGGTCAGTCTGAAAGTATAGTGGCGCAATGGGCAAGAAGAAGTGCTTATTATGCCGTGTCAATGAAGCTTAAGAGCTTACTTAAAGAACACAAGAACGCAAAATTTGTGGTCACCGGACATAGTTTAGGTGGCGCACTCGCAATATTATACCCGTCGATTCTGGTTATTCAGGAGGAGACTGAGATGCTGGAGAGGCTGATGAACGTTTACACATTCGGACAGCCGAGAATCGGGGACGTTCAGCTGGGGAATTTCATGGAGTCTCATTTGAATTATCCAGTGACTAGATATTTTAGAGTTGTTTACTGCAATGATCTGGTTCCAAGAGTTCCTTTTGATGACAAGATTTTCTCTTTCAAGCATTTTGGAACTTGTCTTTACTATGATAGCCGCTACTTTGGTCAG TTCATGGATGAGCAGCCAAACCCTAATTTCTTTGGGTTGACACACATAATTCCAATGAGGATTAATGCATTATGGGAGCTAGTGAGAAGTTTGCTGATTAGGCATATACATGGACCAGACTATGAGGAGGGTTGGTTCTGCACTCTTGCCAGGGCAGCCGGACTTTTGCTTCCCGGAATTTCCGCTCATAGTCCGGTCGATTATGTCAATTCCGTCAGGCTCGGAAGGGAAAGAGTAGCTCCTATGACATCCTTGAAAAGCTTCACTCGCAAAATGTAA
- the LOC126682603 gene encoding triacylglycerol lipase OBL1-like — translation MAATTSIAPNFLIVDPKKGKKRDIFKYLVSNDVKSGMKFLESSEDDVKGGAAVDHRSILLVSIIIRRLMTFLETPLKLLGIIIEFILNFISQNGGFSGILNNFLRANVKIPKKGTENFLSTIGHLDGRIDLYKTTILSEKVDDSIAADVSNVKSELGIRSELGNRYLMDLCIMAAKLVYENEKVVQNVVERHWKMHFAAFYNCWNEQQKQSNTQVFICCDKPKDANLIVVSFRGTEPFNAQDWDTDFDFSWYEIPKVGKIHIGFLEALGLGNRENTATFHTHLQKKHSSFFHLFGDFENLVVQWARKSAYYAVSLKLKSLLKEHKNAKFVVTGHSLGGALAILYPSILVIQEETEMLQRLMNVYTFGQPRIGDVQLGNFIESYLNYPVTRYFRVVYCNDMVPRVPFDDKIFAFKHFGTCLYYDSRYFGQFMDEEPNPNFFNLTRIIPMRLNALWELVRSLLIRHTHGPDYEESWFCTLARAAGLLLPGISAHSPIDYVNSVRLGRERVTPTTSLKSFTRKM, via the exons ATGGCTGCCACTACTAGCATTGCTCCAAATTTCTTGATCGTTGACCCAAAAAAGGGCAAAAAACGAGACATATTCAAGTACTTGGTGAGCAATGATGTGAAAAGTGGAATGAAATTCTTGGAAAGTTCCGAGGATGATGTTAAGGGTGGTGCAGCTGTTGATCATAGATCTATTTTATTGGTATCTATTATCATTCGGAGACTTATGACATTTCTTGAAACGCCGTTAAAATTACTTGGCATTATCATTGAATTCATCCTCAATTTCATTTCTCAAAATGGCGGATTCTCTGGCATATTGAATAACTTTCTTCGTG CAAACGTGAAGATACCAAAGAAAGGAACAGAAAATTTCTTAAGCACAATTGGGCATTTAGATGGGCGTATTGACCTATACAAGACTACAATCCTGTCGGAGAAAGTTGATGATTCTATCGCAGCTGATGTTAGCAATGTTAAATCGGAACTCGGTATCCGATCAGAACTTGGTAACCGATATCTGATGGATCTTTGTATCATGGCAGCTAAATTAgtatatgaaaatgagaaagttGTTCAAAATGTCGTTGAGCGTCACTGGAAG ATGCATTTTGCGGCCTTCTACAACTGTTGGAATG AGCAACAAAAACAAAGCAACACCCAAGTGTTCATATGCTGTGACAAGCCAAAAGATGCAAATCTTATCGTCGTCAGCTTCAGAGGAACCGAACCATTCAATGCACAAGATTGGGATACAGATTTCGATTTCTCCTGGTACGAAATCCCAAAAGTTGGCAAAATCCATATCGGATTTTTAGAAGCTTTAGGGTTAGGAAACAGAGAAAATACTGCCACCTTTCACACTCACCTTCAAAAGAAACATTCAAGTTTCTTCCATTTATTTggtgattttgaaaatttagtgGTTCAATGGGCAAGAAAGAGTGCTTATTATGCTGTGTCACTGAAGCTTAAAAGCTTACTCAAAGAACACAAGAATGCAAAATTTGTGGTCACCGGACATAGTTTAGGTGGTGCACTTGCAATATTGTACCCGTCGATTCTGGTTATTCAGGAGGAGACTGAGATGCTGCAGAGGCTGATGAATGTTTACACATTTGGACAGCCGAGAATTGGCGATGTTCAGCTGGGGAACTTCATTGAGTCTTATTTGAATTATCCGGTTACTAGATATTTTAGGGTTGTTTATTGCAATGATATGGTGCCAAGAGTTCCTTTTGATGACAAGATTTTTGCTTTCAAGCATTTTGGAACTTGTCTTTACTATGATAGCCGCTACTTTGGTCAA TTCATGGATGAGGAGCCAAACCCTAATTTCTTTAACTTGACACGAATAATTCCAATGAGACTGAATGCATTATGGGAACTCGTGAGAAGTTTGTTGATAAGGCATACACATGGACCAGACTACGAGGAGAGTTGGTTCTGCACTCTTGCCAGGGCGGCCGGACTTTTGCTTCCCGGAATTTCTGCTCATAGTCCGATTGATTATGTCAACTCCGTCAGGCTCGGAAGGGAAAGAGTAACTCCGACGACATCCTTGAAAAGCTTCACTCGCAAAATGTAA